A region from the Lycium barbarum isolate Lr01 chromosome 8, ASM1917538v2, whole genome shotgun sequence genome encodes:
- the LOC132608065 gene encoding uncharacterized protein LOC132608065: protein MTSNIAESINSALVQARELPIFDFLEEVRIMFGRWNFTNRQNGSYTFTTLGKKFNEMLTINERKSARMTVIPSTEYVHTVIDEGRRFIVCIQKKTCSCKEFQMEEIPCPHAWAVLKKKNLTADNYCSKIYKPETVMKTYDIPVYPLPDESEWKIPGYILEEVVFPPRYKRPPGRPKKKRDNSLSEWFSTKRTNSCSRCGHATPRLSEDKMKQCVDPKLNNDCPAKAIANILCIISSEMAAVAALCVQYEADFWPNMTIVVKALQPLLNAKPAGPESNT from the exons ATGACGTCTAATATTGCTGAGTCTATCAATTCAGCTCTCGTACAAGCAAGAGAATTGCCAATATTTGATTTTCTGGAAGAAGTTAGGATTATGTTTGGGCGTTGGAATTTCACTAACCGACAAAATGGTTCATATACATTCACAACACTTGGGAAGAAATTCAATGAAATGCTTACCATTAATGAGCGTAAATCTGCACGCATGACG GTTATACCATCAACCGAATATGTGCACACGGTAATTGATGAGGGGCGGCGTTTCATAGTTTGTATTCAAAAGAAGACATGCAGTTGCAAAGAGTTTCAGATGGAGGAGATTCCCTGCCCACATGCCTGGGCTGTTCTTAAGAAAAAAAATCTCACAGCCGACAACTATTGCTCAAAAATATACAAACCTGAAACTGTGATGAAGACTTATGATATCCCAGTTTATCCTCTACCCGATGAGAGTGAATGGAAAATACCTGGCTACATTTTGGAAGAGGTAGTTTTTCCACCGAGATACAAGAGACCGCCTGGAAGGCCAAAGAAGAAGCGCGATAATTCTTTATCTGAATGGTTTTCAACTAAACGTACAAATTCGTGTAGTAGGTGTGGACAT GCAACTCCAAGATTGAGTGAAGACAAAATGAAACAGTGTGTTGATCCAAAGCTAAATAATGACTGTCCTGCAAAAGCAATTGCCAAT ATTTTATGTATAATTTCCTCTGAGATGGCAGCAGTAGCAGCACTTTGTGTTCAATATGAGGCAGATTTTTGGCCAAATATGACCATAGTTGTTAAGGCACTGCAACCACTTCTCAATGCAAAACCTGCAGGACCTGAGTCTAATACATAG